A window of the Alnus glutinosa chromosome 4, dhAlnGlut1.1, whole genome shotgun sequence genome harbors these coding sequences:
- the LOC133866992 gene encoding protein MIS12 homolog isoform X2, which yields MEGSESEAIFKSLNLNPQLFINETLNTVDDVVDDAFHFFQQQASTLLNTHATDRSEDLTKDESSGDGLIRQEALCDPDLDAQLESLRNKLIAVEKESTVLNHELQALERHSASNNRCAGFVNEALQLYEQNSVHDFFQEMVRTGSELRTKMVKLKSRRLVESEHTKTERIYNPNRDLSKIDSKGFSNAKLEELEEFLAETKNI from the exons ATGGAAGGCAGCGAAAGCGAGGCGATATTCAAATCGCTGAATCTCAACCCCCAACTCTTCATCAACGAAACCCTAAACACCGTCGACGACGTGGTCGATGACGCTTTCCATTTCTTTCAGCA ACAAGCCTCAACCCTTTTGAATACCCATGCCACTGACAGATCCGAAGATCTAACCaag GATGAATCAAGTGGCGATGGTTTGATACGCCAAGAGGCACTCTGTGACCCAGACCTGGATGCACAGTTGGAGTCCTTGAGGAACAAGCTCATTGCG GTTGAGAAAGAGTCTACTGTGCTTAACCATGAGCTCCAAGCATTAGAAAGGCATTCTGCGTCTAATAATCGTTGTGCTGGGTTTGTCAATGAGGCATTACAATTATATGAGCAGAACTCTGTGCATGACTTTTTCCAGG AGATGGTGCGAACTGGGTCAGAACTCCGTACAAAAATGGTGAAGTTGAAGAGCAGAAGATTGGTAGAGTCTGAACATACTAAAACAGAGAGGATTTACAATCCAAACAGAGATTTGTCTAAGATAGATAGCAAGG GCTTCTCTAATGCAAAGTTGGAGGAACTTGAAGAATTTTTAGCGGAAACGAAGAACATTTGA
- the LOC133866992 gene encoding protein MIS12 homolog isoform X1 codes for MEGSESEAIFKSLNLNPQLFINETLNTVDDVVDDAFHFFQQQASTLLNTHATDRSEDLTKGIANVRNMVQSVLDKRLAMWEKYCLHHCFAVPQGFSISRTDESSGDGLIRQEALCDPDLDAQLESLRNKLIAVEKESTVLNHELQALERHSASNNRCAGFVNEALQLYEQNSVHDFFQEMVRTGSELRTKMVKLKSRRLVESEHTKTERIYNPNRDLSKIDSKGFSNAKLEELEEFLAETKNI; via the exons ATGGAAGGCAGCGAAAGCGAGGCGATATTCAAATCGCTGAATCTCAACCCCCAACTCTTCATCAACGAAACCCTAAACACCGTCGACGACGTGGTCGATGACGCTTTCCATTTCTTTCAGCA ACAAGCCTCAACCCTTTTGAATACCCATGCCACTGACAGATCCGAAGATCTAACCaag GGTATTGCTAATGTACGCAATATGGTTCAGTCGGTTTTGGATAAGCGGCTGGCTATGTGGGAGAAGTACTGTCTTCACCACTGTTTCGCTGTTCCTCAGGGGTTTTCTATTTCCAGAACT GATGAATCAAGTGGCGATGGTTTGATACGCCAAGAGGCACTCTGTGACCCAGACCTGGATGCACAGTTGGAGTCCTTGAGGAACAAGCTCATTGCG GTTGAGAAAGAGTCTACTGTGCTTAACCATGAGCTCCAAGCATTAGAAAGGCATTCTGCGTCTAATAATCGTTGTGCTGGGTTTGTCAATGAGGCATTACAATTATATGAGCAGAACTCTGTGCATGACTTTTTCCAGG AGATGGTGCGAACTGGGTCAGAACTCCGTACAAAAATGGTGAAGTTGAAGAGCAGAAGATTGGTAGAGTCTGAACATACTAAAACAGAGAGGATTTACAATCCAAACAGAGATTTGTCTAAGATAGATAGCAAGG GCTTCTCTAATGCAAAGTTGGAGGAACTTGAAGAATTTTTAGCGGAAACGAAGAACATTTGA
- the LOC133866194 gene encoding extensin-1-like: MPDYPHTSLPDIPYIYTHPIVTLPPSPFQLYSSPPSYNSPPVYSPTKPPPTKKSPSPRLSARHHPYLPKTQVSVVKGRAPVSEVYPSSLSELHTILGHKRVAVSEVSDLFSPPSKKLSNPHSIRDRMLLAAQSLSHLRNSLPALVTPGTSQEFSLAACSCG; the protein is encoded by the coding sequence ATGCCTGATTATCCTCACACATCACTCCCTGATATTCCCTATATCTATACTCACCCGATTGTCACCCTACCCCCATCTCCATTTCAATTGTATTCCAGCCCTCCTTCATATAATTCTCCACCAGTTTATTCCCCCACAAAACCTCCTCCCACAAAGAAATCCCCCTCTCCTCGTCTTTCTGCCAGGCATCATCCTTACTTACCAAAAACACAGGTTTCGGTAGTCAAGGGTCGTGCTCCGGTGTCTGAGGTTTACCCTTCTTCTCTTTCAGAGTTGCACACCATTTTGGGTCACAAACGAGTTGCTGTCTCAGAGGTCTCTGATTTATTTTCACCTCCTTCAAAGAAGCTGTCTAATCCTCATAGTATTCGGGACCGTATGTTGCTTGCTGCTCAATCTCTTTCTCATCTGAGAAATTCTCTGCCAGCTCTGGTCACTCCAGGAACTTCTCAGGAATTTTCTCTTGCAGCTTGTTCTTGTGGATGA